Within Saccharomonospora cyanea NA-134, the genomic segment GTGGACGTGGGCAGGCTCCTCGACCTCGGTGATCGTGGGATTGCGGATCGCCACCACGCCGAACAGGCGCTCGGGCACCACCTCGGTGACGAGGTCGATCGTGAGTTGCCGGTAGCGCGGTTCGAAGATGTGCAACGGGAGGTGCACGCCGGGCAACGCCACGGTGTGCAACGGAAAGAGGGGCAGGGTTGTCCAGGTGGTCGGCTGGCTGTCGCGTCCTTCCGAGTGAGTCACGTTGTCACGTTACGGGTTTGGCGGCCGCGCCGCGCGTCCGCGGACGGCGTCCCGATGTGGAGGCCGGAGGGCGGAACACCGCGAACGCGTCGGTGACACGCAGGTCGCGGTGTGTGAACCGGTACAGCGCGGCTGGGCGTCCGCCTGCGCGGCCGGGCGGGGCCGTGCGGCCGGTCGGCACCAGCACGCCGCGCCGTGAGAGGACGCGCTGCAGGTTGGTGGCGGAGATCGCGTAGCCGAGCGCGGCGGAGTAGAGGTCGCGTAACGCCGAGATCGTGAACTCCCGTGGCGCGAGCGCGAAGCCCAGGTTGGTGTAGCTGAGTTTGGCGCGGAGCCGTTCCCGCGCGGCCAGCACGATGTCGGAGTGGTCGAACGCGGTCCGGGGCAGGGCCTCGACGTCGTGCCACGTGGTGTCCTCGGGCACCACCGGATCGACGTCCGAGGGGATGAGTCCGAGGAACGCCGTGGCCACGACTCTCGGCCCCGGCACGCGGTCCGGCGCGCTGAACACAGCCAGCTGTTCGACGTGGGACAGCGTCTTGACGTCGACTTTCTCGGCGAGTTGCCGACGGATCGAGGTCTCGGCGTCCTCGTCCGGGCGCAGTCTTCCGCCCGGCAACGACCATCGGCCGATGTGCGGGTCGAGCGCACGCCGCCACAGCAGTACCCGAAGCGAGGTGGGTCCGTCACCACCGGTGCCCGTGCCGGGCGGTGTGGCGTATCGCACCTGGAGAACCGCGGCGAGAACCTCGTGTGCCAGGGGGTTGCTGCTGTTAATATGAGAGTGCACGGTTTTCGATTATAAGACGAAAACTCTCGGAGGACCACTATGACGGCACACGTGGACGAGCTCGCTCCGTACGACGGGGTCGTGGCCGACGCGGCCTGGGCCGAGGAGGTGCGCAGCCTCGCTCGTCAGCGTGACGCGGTCCTGCTCGCGCACAACTACCAACTGCCCGAGATCCAGGAGATCGCCGACCACACCGGCGACTCGCTGGCACTGAGCCGGATCGCCGCGTCGAGTGACGCCTCCACGATCGTCTTCTGTGGTGTCCACTTCATGGCGGAGACCGCGAAGATCCTTTCTCCGGAGAAGACGGTGCTCATCCCCGACGCGCGGGCGGGTTGCTCGCTCGCCGACTCCATCACGGGTGAGCAGTTGCGGGAGTGGAAGTCGCGGCATCCCGGTGCGGTCGTGGTGTCCTATGTGAACACCACGGCGGAGGTGAAGGCCGAGACCGACATCTGCTGCACGTCGTCGAACGCGGTGGACGTCGTGGCGTCGATCCCCGCCGACAAGGAGATTCTCTTCTGCCCTGACCAGTTCCTCGGCGCTCACGTCAAACGGGTCACCGGCAGGGAGAACCTGCACGTCTGGGCGGGGGAGTGCCATGTGCACGCCGGCATCAACGGCCCCGAGCTCGCGGAGCGGGCGGCGGCGGACCCCGAGGCCGACCTGTTCATCCACCCGGAGTGCGGGTGTGCGACCTCGGCCCTGTACCTGGCGGGGGAAGGCGCCGTCGCGTCGGAGAGGGTGAAGATCCTGTCCACGGGGGACATGCTCACCGCGGCACGGGACACGAAGGCGAGGTCGGTGCTCGTCGCCACGGAGGTGGGGATGCTGCACCAGTTGCGCAAGGCCGCACCCGAGATCGACTTCCGCGCCGTGAACGACCGCGCGTCCTGCCGCTACATGAAGATGATCACTCCTGCGGCCCTGTTGCGGGCGCTGCGGGACGGCGTCGACGAGGTCCACGTGGACCCGGAGATCGCGGCCCGGGCGCGGGCGTCGGTGCGGCGGATGGTGGAGATCGGTACTCCCGGCGGTGGCGAATGACCTCTCCGGTTTTTGCCTCGGAGTCGAAAACACCGTGGGAGGCGGAAGCCGACGTGGTGGTGGTCGGCAGCGGGGTCGCCGGGCTGACGGCGGCGTCACGGGCCGCCGAACTCGGGCTGCGGGTGCTGGTGGTGACGAAGGGCCGCCTCACCGACGGCAACACGCGGTGGGCGCAGGGAGGCGTGGCCGTGGTGCTCGCCGACGCCGCAGGCGGTGACGGCGACTCGCTGGACGCGCACGTGGCCGACACCCTCAACGCCGGGGCGGGGCTGTGCGACGCCGACGCGGTGCGCACCGTGGTCGAGGCGGGACCGGCGGCCGTGGAGTGGCTGCGGAGCCGGGGTGCCCGGTTCGACACCGACTCCGCCGGGCGGCTCGCTCGCACCCGGGAGGGTGGGCACAGCGCCTTCCGCGTGATCCACGCTGGGGGCGACGCCACGGGCGCCGAGGTCCAGCGCTGTCTCGTGGCCGCGGCGGAGGGACTTCCGGTACTGGAACAGCACGTCGCTGTGGAGGCACTCACCACGGCGTCGGGCGAGGTGTGTGGGCTGCGGGTCCTGGCCGCGCCGGACTCCACGCCCGGCACCGTGAGGGCGCGGGCGGTCCTGCTGGCCACGGGTGGGCTCGGGCAGCTCTACCAGGCGACGTCGAATCCCGAGCTCGCCACCGGTGACGGCCTGGCCCTGGCACTGCGGGCCGGTGCGAGTGCCGCCGACCTCGAGTTCGTGCAGTTCCACCCCACCGTGCTCTACACGCCGGGGGCCAGGGGGCGGTGCCCGTTGGTGACGGAGGCGGTGCGCGGTGAGGGTGCCGTGCTCGTGGACGCCGCCGGTGACCGGGTGATGCGCGGTGTGCATCCGCTGGGCGATCTCGCACCTCGTGACGTGGTGTCAGCCGCGATCACGCGCAGGCTCGCCTCGGCTCCCGGTGGTGTCGACGACCACGTCTTCCTCGATGCCACGGCGGTCACCGGGTTCGCCGAGCGGTTCCCCACGGTGCTGGCCGCGTGCACGGCGGCCGGGATCGACCCCACCCGCGAGCCGATCCCGGTCGTTCCCGCCGCGCACTTCGCGTGTGGCGGCGTGGTCACCGATCGGCACGGGCGGACGGAGGTCACCGGCCTCTACGCGGTGGGGGAGGTGGCACGCACGGGGCTGCACGGCGCCAACCGGCTGGCCTCGAACAGCCTGCTGGAAGGGCTCGTGATGGGGCGCCGCGCGGCCGAGGCCATGGCGATGGACCTGGCGGCGGGCAGGTCGGCGGTGTCCGACCCGCGACCGGGCCCGACCCCTGTGGCGCCCGTGGCCGAGCGGTCGGCGTTGCAGCGGCTCATGAGCCGGTACGCGGGCATCGGCCGTGACGCCGAGGGGATGGCGGTGGCGGGCTCCGTCCTCGACGTCTCCACGAAGGACACTCCGCTGTGGACTGTTGACGCGGTGGAGGACGCGGCGCTCACGCTCGTCGCGCGCGCACTGCTCGCGGCGGCGAACACGCGGACGGAGTCGAGGGGCTGCCACGTGCGGCACGACCACCCAGAGCGTGACGACCGTCTCTGGAGGCGTAGCCAGACCGTCCGGCTGAACCCGTCCGGACAACCCGTGCTGACCGACCCGATCCTGGAGGACGTGGCGTGAGCGAACCGGATGCCGCCGAGGTGCGACGCGTCGTCACCACGGCACTGGAGGAGGACCTGCGATACGGGCCGGACGTCACCACGGAGGCGACGGTCCCCGAGGGAGCGACGGCCGTCGCCGAGCTGACTCCGCGCGTGCCCGGTGTGCTGGCGGGCGTCGAGGTGGCCACGGCGGTCTTCGACGCCGTGCTCGGCGACGGCTACGACGTGGTGTCCCGACGCCCGGACGGCAGCGGGCTCTCACCCGGCGAACCCGCGCTCGTGGTCCGGGGTACGGTACGCGGCCTGCTGACGGCCGAGCGCACGGCGCTGAACCTGCTGTGCCACCTGTCCGGGATCGCGACGGCGACGGCGGCGTGGGTGACGGCGGTGTCGGGCACGGGCTGCGCCATCAGGGACTCCCGCAAGACACTGCCGGGGTTGCGGGCGCTCGAGAAGTACGCCGTCCGCTGCGGGGGCGGCGTCAACCACCGCATGGGGCTCGGCGACGCGGTGCTGATCAAGGACAACCACGTCGTCGCGGCCGGGTCGGTGACCGAGGCGTTGCGGCTCGCCCGCGAACGGGCAGGCGAACTGCCCTGCGAGGTGGAGGTCGACGACCTCGCACAGTTGGTCGAGGCTCTGGAGGGCGGCGCCGACGAGGTGCTGCTCGACAACCTGGGTCCCCGCGACTGCGGGCGGGCGGTGGAGCTGCGCGACGAACTGTCACCGAAGACGCGGTTGGAGGCCTCCGGCGGGTTGACCCTGGCGGTGGCACGCGACTACGCGGAGACGGGCGTGGACTACCTCGCGGTGGGCGCGCTCACCCACTCCGCACCGGCCCTCGACATCGGAATGGACCTGCGCGGCGCGTGACCGGGACGGGCGCGGACCAGCGCGGACCACCGTGGATCACTGCGGACGGCCGGCGCCCAGCCTCCGGTTCGCCAGCACGGCGGTGGCCGCGCGGGCCGCTTCGGCACGGTCGGGGTCGATGTCGACCACCAGCAACTCGGGGGCGGGACCGAGCTGCGCCCGCACTCCGCCGAACGGGTCGGCCACGAGGGAGTGGCCGATGCCGGTCGGTGCCTTCGGGTGCACGTCGACGCCCGCCGCGGCCGGATCGGCCTGGTCGCAGGCCAGCACCCACGTTCCCGAGTCGAGGGCCCGGGCGCGGACCAGCAGTTCCCACTGCTCGCGCTTGCCCTCACCGGCTCCCCACGACGCGGGCACCACGACCGCGCTGCCGCCGTCCTCCGCCAGCGCCTGGAACAGTTCGGGGAACCGCACGTCGTAGCAGGTGGCGAAACCGAGGGTCACGCCCTCGACCGTGACGGTCATCGGCCGCTCCCCCGGCGCCACCGTCTCGGACTCCCGGAACCCGAAGGCGTCGTAGAGGTGGATCTTGTCGTAACCGAGGTGGTGGCCGAGGCCGGTGACGAGCAGGGTGTTGCGCACCCGGTCGCCGTCGGGGGTGAACATGCCCGCGACGATCAGGACCCCGAACTCGTCGGCGATCTCCCGCACCCCGTGGGCCCACGGACCGTCGATCGGCTCGGCCACCGGCCGCAGCGGCACGCCGAAGCGCACCATCATGGCCTCGGGGAACACGACCACCCGGGCCCCGCGTGCGGCGGCGGTGGCCGTCCACTCGCGTACCGACCGGAGGTTCTCGGTCGGGTCGGCACTGGATGTGAGCTGGCACAAGCCCACTCGGATCACGGCTACCTCCCGGTCGCGGACGCGGTCCCGCCTCGTACCCTGGACATTATGTTGAAGCGCACCGACCTGCGAGGTCGCGTCCCGTCCCCGGCCCAGTTGCGCGCCCTGCTCCCGCGCGCCGAGATGGACGTGGACGCGGTGCTGCATCAGGTGCGCCCGGTCGTGGACGCGGTGCGGGAACGCGGAGTCGACGCCGTGCTGGAGTACGCCGAGCGTTTCGACAAGGTGCGTCCCGGCCGGGTCCGGGTGCCCGCATCCGAACTGGAGAGCGCGCTCGCGGAACTCGACCCGGCGGTGCGCGAGGCTCTGGAGGAGTCGATCGCCCGGGCGCGCGCCGTGCACGCCGACCAGCGCAGGCAGGACGTCACCACCCAGGTCGTCCCGGGTGGCACGGTCACCGAGCGGTGGGTGCCGGTGCGCCGCGTCGGCCTGTACGCGCCGGGTGGGCTGGCGGTGTACCCGTCGAGCGTGGTGATGAACGTCGTGCCCGCGCAGACGGCGGGTGTGGAGTCGCTGGTGCTGTGCTCCCCGCCACAGGCCGACTTCGGCGGCCTGCCGCACCCGACGATCCTCGCGGCGGCCGCACTGCTGGGCGTCGACGAGGTGTGGGCGGTCGGCGGTGCGCAGGCCGTGGCCCTGCTGGCCCACGGCGGTACGGACACCGACGGCGCGGAGTTGGAGCCGGTCGACCTGGTGACCGGGCCGGGCAACATCTACCTGACCGCCGCCAAGCGGATGCTGCGCGGCCTGATCGGCATCGACTCCGAGGCCGGGCCCACCGAGATCGCGATCCTGGCGGACGACACCGCTGACGCCGCCCACGTGGCCGCCGACCTCGTCAGCCAGGCCGAGCACGACACGCTGGCCGCGAGCGTGCTCGTCACGACCTCGGAGCGGCTCGCCGACGAGGTTGACGAACAGCTGCGGCATCGGGTCGCCGCCACGAAGCACAGCGAGCGTGTGGAGCAGGCGCTGCGAGGCCCGCAGTCCGGCACCGTGCTCGTGTCCACACTGGACGAGGGGCTGCGGGTGGTGGACGCCTACGCCGCCGAGCACCTGGAGATCCAGACCGCCGACGCGCGCGAGGTGGCCGCCCGGGTGCGTAACGCGGGCGCCGTGTTCGTGGGCCCCTACGCCCCGGTGTCGCTCGGCGACTACTGCGCCGGGTCCAACCACGTGTTGCCGACGGGCGGTTTCGCGCGGCACTCGTCGGGACTGTCCGTGCAGAGCTTCCTGCGAGGCATCCACGTCGTGGACTACAGCGAGGAGGCGTTGCGCGAGGTGGCGGGCAAGGTCGTCACCCTTGCCAACGCGGAGGACCTGCCCGCCCACGGCGAGGCCGTCACCGCGCGACTGTCAGGGGAGGACGCGTGAGCGCGGGCAGGAGCACGGACGTCACGCTCGACCAGTTGCCCCTGCGTGACGACCTGCGGGGCAAGAGCCCGTACGGGGCACCGCAGCTCGACGTGCCGGTGCGGTTGAACACCAACGAGAACCCGTTCCCGCCGCCCGCCGCGCTCGTCGACGACGTGGCCGAGGCCGTGCGGGACGCGGCGAGGAACCTGCACCGCTATCCCGACCGCGACGCCGTCGCGCTGCGGCGGGACCTCGCGGCCTACCTGTCGACGTCGACGGGGGTGCCCCTGACCGAGCGTCACGTGTGGGCGGCCAACGGCTCCAACGAGATCCTGCAGCAGCTCCTGCAGGCGTTCGGTGGTCCGGGGCGTACGGCGCTGGGCTTCGAGCCGTCGTACTCGATGCACTCGATCATCGCGGCGGGAACGCGCACCGACTGGGTTCCCGCGCCGCGTCGCGCCGACTTCACGCTCGACGCGGAGAAGGCCGCCGCGCTGGTGGCCGAACGCGCGCCCGACGTCGTGTTCCTCACCAGCCCCAACAACCCGACGGGCGGATCGATCCCGCTGGCCGATCTGGAGACCGTGCTGCGGGCGGCTCCGGGGCTGGTCGTGGTGGACGAGGCATACGCCGAGTTCTCGTCGCAACCGAGCGCCGTGCGACTGCTCGACGACCACCCCACGAAGCTCGTGGTGTCGCGCACGATGAGCAAGGCGTTCGCGTTCGCGGGTGGCCGCCTCGGCTACCTGGCCGCGGCGCCCGCCGTGGTGGACGCGCTGTTGCTGGTCCGCCTGCCCTACCATCTCTCCGTGGTGACCCAGGCCGCCGCCCGCGCGGCACTGCGGCATGCCGACGCCACGCTGAAGTCGGTGGCCACCCTGGCCGCGGAACGCGACCGCGTCGCGGAATCGTTGCGGCAGCTCGGTTTCTCACCGGTTCCCAGTGACGCCAACTTCATCCTCTTCGGACGCTTCGCCGACGCGACGGCGGCATGGAAGTCCTATCTGGAAGCCGGTGTGCTGATCCGCGACATCGGCATCACGGGTCATCTGCGCGTGTCCATCGGCACGCCCGAGGAGAACGACACCTTCCTGAAGGTGAGCAAGGAGGTCCCGCGGTGAGCCGGGTCGGCAAGGTGGAGCGCACCACCAGGGAATCGTCCATCAGGGTCGAGGTCGACCTCGACGGCAGCGGCCAGGTGGAGGTGTCCACCGGTGTCCCGTTCTACGACCACATGCTGCACTCCTTCGGCGTGCACGGCAGCCTCGACCTGAGGGTCGAGGCGCGGGGCGACGTCCACATCGACGCCCACCACACGGTCGAGGACACCGCGATCGTGCTCGGGCAGGCGATTCGTGAGGCGCTGGGCGACAAGAAGGGCATCCGGCGTTTCGGCGACGCCTGGATTCCGATGGACGAGACACTCGCGCACGCCGCCATCGACGTGTCGGGCCGCCCGTAC encodes:
- a CDS encoding NUDIX hydrolase, with the translated sequence MHSHINSSNPLAHEVLAAVLQVRYATPPGTGTGGDGPTSLRVLLWRRALDPHIGRWSLPGGRLRPDEDAETSIRRQLAEKVDVKTLSHVEQLAVFSAPDRVPGPRVVATAFLGLIPSDVDPVVPEDTTWHDVEALPRTAFDHSDIVLAARERLRAKLSYTNLGFALAPREFTISALRDLYSAALGYAISATNLQRVLSRRGVLVPTGRTAPPGRAGGRPAALYRFTHRDLRVTDAFAVFRPPASTSGRRPRTRGAAAKPVT
- the nadA gene encoding quinolinate synthase NadA produces the protein MTAHVDELAPYDGVVADAAWAEEVRSLARQRDAVLLAHNYQLPEIQEIADHTGDSLALSRIAASSDASTIVFCGVHFMAETAKILSPEKTVLIPDARAGCSLADSITGEQLREWKSRHPGAVVVSYVNTTAEVKAETDICCTSSNAVDVVASIPADKEILFCPDQFLGAHVKRVTGRENLHVWAGECHVHAGINGPELAERAAADPEADLFIHPECGCATSALYLAGEGAVASERVKILSTGDMLTAARDTKARSVLVATEVGMLHQLRKAAPEIDFRAVNDRASCRYMKMITPAALLRALRDGVDEVHVDPEIAARARASVRRMVEIGTPGGGE
- a CDS encoding L-aspartate oxidase, giving the protein MTSPVFASESKTPWEAEADVVVVGSGVAGLTAASRAAELGLRVLVVTKGRLTDGNTRWAQGGVAVVLADAAGGDGDSLDAHVADTLNAGAGLCDADAVRTVVEAGPAAVEWLRSRGARFDTDSAGRLARTREGGHSAFRVIHAGGDATGAEVQRCLVAAAEGLPVLEQHVAVEALTTASGEVCGLRVLAAPDSTPGTVRARAVLLATGGLGQLYQATSNPELATGDGLALALRAGASAADLEFVQFHPTVLYTPGARGRCPLVTEAVRGEGAVLVDAAGDRVMRGVHPLGDLAPRDVVSAAITRRLASAPGGVDDHVFLDATAVTGFAERFPTVLAACTAAGIDPTREPIPVVPAAHFACGGVVTDRHGRTEVTGLYAVGEVARTGLHGANRLASNSLLEGLVMGRRAAEAMAMDLAAGRSAVSDPRPGPTPVAPVAERSALQRLMSRYAGIGRDAEGMAVAGSVLDVSTKDTPLWTVDAVEDAALTLVARALLAAANTRTESRGCHVRHDHPERDDRLWRRSQTVRLNPSGQPVLTDPILEDVA
- the nadC gene encoding carboxylating nicotinate-nucleotide diphosphorylase translates to MSEPDAAEVRRVVTTALEEDLRYGPDVTTEATVPEGATAVAELTPRVPGVLAGVEVATAVFDAVLGDGYDVVSRRPDGSGLSPGEPALVVRGTVRGLLTAERTALNLLCHLSGIATATAAWVTAVSGTGCAIRDSRKTLPGLRALEKYAVRCGGGVNHRMGLGDAVLIKDNHVVAAGSVTEALRLARERAGELPCEVEVDDLAQLVEALEGGADEVLLDNLGPRDCGRAVELRDELSPKTRLEASGGLTLAVARDYAETGVDYLAVGALTHSAPALDIGMDLRGA
- a CDS encoding carbon-nitrogen hydrolase family protein, whose product is MIRVGLCQLTSSADPTENLRSVREWTATAAARGARVVVFPEAMMVRFGVPLRPVAEPIDGPWAHGVREIADEFGVLIVAGMFTPDGDRVRNTLLVTGLGHHLGYDKIHLYDAFGFRESETVAPGERPMTVTVEGVTLGFATCYDVRFPELFQALAEDGGSAVVVPASWGAGEGKREQWELLVRARALDSGTWVLACDQADPAAAGVDVHPKAPTGIGHSLVADPFGGVRAQLGPAPELLVVDIDPDRAEAARAATAVLANRRLGAGRPQ
- the hisD gene encoding histidinol dehydrogenase translates to MLKRTDLRGRVPSPAQLRALLPRAEMDVDAVLHQVRPVVDAVRERGVDAVLEYAERFDKVRPGRVRVPASELESALAELDPAVREALEESIARARAVHADQRRQDVTTQVVPGGTVTERWVPVRRVGLYAPGGLAVYPSSVVMNVVPAQTAGVESLVLCSPPQADFGGLPHPTILAAAALLGVDEVWAVGGAQAVALLAHGGTDTDGAELEPVDLVTGPGNIYLTAAKRMLRGLIGIDSEAGPTEIAILADDTADAAHVAADLVSQAEHDTLAASVLVTTSERLADEVDEQLRHRVAATKHSERVEQALRGPQSGTVLVSTLDEGLRVVDAYAAEHLEIQTADAREVAARVRNAGAVFVGPYAPVSLGDYCAGSNHVLPTGGFARHSSGLSVQSFLRGIHVVDYSEEALREVAGKVVTLANAEDLPAHGEAVTARLSGEDA
- a CDS encoding histidinol-phosphate transaminase, which produces MSAGRSTDVTLDQLPLRDDLRGKSPYGAPQLDVPVRLNTNENPFPPPAALVDDVAEAVRDAARNLHRYPDRDAVALRRDLAAYLSTSTGVPLTERHVWAANGSNEILQQLLQAFGGPGRTALGFEPSYSMHSIIAAGTRTDWVPAPRRADFTLDAEKAAALVAERAPDVVFLTSPNNPTGGSIPLADLETVLRAAPGLVVVDEAYAEFSSQPSAVRLLDDHPTKLVVSRTMSKAFAFAGGRLGYLAAAPAVVDALLLVRLPYHLSVVTQAAARAALRHADATLKSVATLAAERDRVAESLRQLGFSPVPSDANFILFGRFADATAAWKSYLEAGVLIRDIGITGHLRVSIGTPEENDTFLKVSKEVPR
- the hisB gene encoding imidazoleglycerol-phosphate dehydratase HisB, with the translated sequence MSRVGKVERTTRESSIRVEVDLDGSGQVEVSTGVPFYDHMLHSFGVHGSLDLRVEARGDVHIDAHHTVEDTAIVLGQAIREALGDKKGIRRFGDAWIPMDETLAHAAIDVSGRPYCVHVGEPEQFNAFTIGGNYPFVLNRHVFDSLSFHAQIALHVRVVHGRDPHHIAEAEYKAVARALRAATEPDPRAGGIPSTKGVL